In Procambarus clarkii isolate CNS0578487 chromosome 6, FALCON_Pclarkii_2.0, whole genome shotgun sequence, one DNA window encodes the following:
- the LOC123754014 gene encoding transcription factor 12 isoform X12 encodes MYDCASGGVPLNAASKPRDDAQRQVIRSHVLATALQENVQALDLNMNSGYSLYSQYGSDDFNQDSPRYTSPKPGGLYGESYFMESGGSDVWGATGGGGGGGAAAAVAAGAMGSYPYPAPSMMGPSPHLTPSHYMTTPLHDPMGYDNMASGLPPMSTFRGPGASSTTGGGSVATSSPLYTHSPVPNHTQATATGNTGDTLGKALSSIYPGEQTSSSYSSNPGTPVSATSPPPLTSGATSGAPQQWPQPHTPTSPHYDRSLSMPPHMAEENLESAIDYLRDIEGSSRIDDRLDDAVIVLQRHAETTGGLTGAGPHLGPSSHGGSLPPYPSALDSHLGGPPNSTFTTLGSHSQDLKGLGVPGLGDSVKEKLEVKSEELSSSHLSTTTVAGSMPAGAKGGKRSRSLSQSCLPDPSKQLGPPLLRLLASAQHSGSSTEDEECTDPETKALREKERRQANNARERIRIRDINDALKELGRMCMTHLKTDKPQTKLGILNMAVDVIMSLEQQVRERNLNPKAACLKRREEEKSDKLPPPHLPHPSSMAPPFPNLPGDHLSHGGAGPH; translated from the exons TATGGCTCGGACGACTTCAATCAAGATTCCCCGCGGTATACGTCGCCCAAACCTGGTGGGCTCTATGGCGAGTCCTACTTCATGG AGAGTGGAGGTAGTGATGTATGGGgcgcaactggtggtggtggcggaggtggagcGGCAGCGGCAGTGGCCGCAGGAGCCATGGGAAGCTACCCATACCCAGCACCGTCCATGATGGGCCCCTCACCCCATCTCACGCCGTCACACTACATGACGACACCTCTCCATGATCCAATG GGTTATGATAACATGGCTTCAGGTTTGCCACCCATGTCAACTTTCCGAGGACCTGGCGCGAGTAGTACCACTGGTGGGGGATCAGTGGCGACCTCCTCACCCCtttacacacactctcctgtgCCTAATCACACCCAGGCCACAGCCACAGGCAATACGGGTGACACACTCGGCAAGGCGTTATCTTCA ATTTATCCTGGAGAGCAGACGTCGAGCAGCTACAGCAGTAACCCCGGCACCCCAGTATCTGCCACCTCCCCGCCCCCCCTCACCTCCGGGGCAACTAGTGGGGCCCCCCAACAGTGGCCACAGCCCCATACACCCACCTCACCTCATTATGACCGTTCCCTCTCCATG CCACCACATATGGCAGAGGAGAACTTAGAGTCAGCAATCGACTATCTTCGAGATATTGAG GGCTCGTCAAGGATAGACGACAGATTGGACGATGCTGTCATTGTCTTACAACGTCACGCAGAGACTACGGGAGGCTTAACTGGTGCTGGTCCACACTTGGGACCCTCGTCACATGGGGGCTCTCTCCCACCTTACCCTTCTGCCCTGGATTCACATTTGGGTGGTCCACCAAATTCCACCTTCACAACCTTGGGATCCCACTCACAAGATCTGAAAGGTCTTGGGGTTCCAG GCCTAGGTGACAGTGTTAAAGAGAAATTGGAAGTAAAATCAGAAGAATTATCAAGCTCACATCTGTCAACAACCACAGTTGCGGGAAGTATGCCAGCTGGAGCAAAGGGTGGCAAACGCTCTCGCAG TTTATCCCAGTCCTGCTTGCCTGACCCTTCAAAGCAGCTTGGCCCACCTCTGCTCAGACTTCTGGCTTCGGCTCAGCA ttctggttCCAGCACGGAGGATGAAGAATGTACAGACCCCGAAACTAAAGCGCTAAGGGAAAAAGAGCGTCGCCAAGCGAACAACGCCAGGGAAAG GATCAGAATCCGTGACATAAACGACGCTCTCAAGGAACTGGGAAGGATGTGCATGACACATCTGAAAACTGACAAGCCCCAGACTAAGTTGGGCATTCTCAACATGGCAGTTGATGTTATTATGTCGCTCGAACAGCAAGTCAGAG AGCGTAATCTGAATCCCAAGGCAGCTTGTTTGAAGCGACGTGAAGAGGAGAAGTCTgataaactaccaccaccacatctaccacACCCTTCCAGTATGGCCCCACCCTTCCCAAATCTGCCC GGTGATCATTTAAGCCATGGTGGAGCTGGACCTCACTAG
- the LOC123754014 gene encoding transcription factor 12 isoform X15: MFCTYPYYKPPLVYMPPHKPLGYGSDDFNQDSPRYTSPKPGGLYGESYFMESGGSDVWGATGGGGGGGAAAAVAAGAMGSYPYPAPSMMGPSPHLTPSHYMTTPLHDPMGYDNMASGLPPMSTFRGPGASSTTGGGSVATSSPLYTHSPVPNHTQATATGNTGDTLGKALSSIYPGEQTSSSYSSNPGTPVSATSPPPLTSGATSGAPQQWPQPHTPTSPHYDRSLSMPPHMAEENLESAIDYLRDIEGSSRIDDRLDDAVIVLQRHAETTGGLTGAGPHLGPSSHGGSLPPYPSALDSHLGGPPNSTFTTLGSHSQDLKGLGVPGLGDSVKEKLEVKSEELSSSHLSTTTVAGSMPAGAKGGKRSRSLSQSCLPDPSKQLGPPLLRLLASAQHSGSSTEDEECTDPETKALREKERRQANNARERIRIRDINDALKELGRMCMTHLKTDKPQTKLGILNMAVDVIMSLEQQVRERNLNPKAACLKRREEEKSDKLPPPHLPHPSSMAPPFPNLPGDHLSHGGAGPH; the protein is encoded by the exons TATGGCTCGGACGACTTCAATCAAGATTCCCCGCGGTATACGTCGCCCAAACCTGGTGGGCTCTATGGCGAGTCCTACTTCATGG AGAGTGGAGGTAGTGATGTATGGGgcgcaactggtggtggtggcggaggtggagcGGCAGCGGCAGTGGCCGCAGGAGCCATGGGAAGCTACCCATACCCAGCACCGTCCATGATGGGCCCCTCACCCCATCTCACGCCGTCACACTACATGACGACACCTCTCCATGATCCAATG GGTTATGATAACATGGCTTCAGGTTTGCCACCCATGTCAACTTTCCGAGGACCTGGCGCGAGTAGTACCACTGGTGGGGGATCAGTGGCGACCTCCTCACCCCtttacacacactctcctgtgCCTAATCACACCCAGGCCACAGCCACAGGCAATACGGGTGACACACTCGGCAAGGCGTTATCTTCA ATTTATCCTGGAGAGCAGACGTCGAGCAGCTACAGCAGTAACCCCGGCACCCCAGTATCTGCCACCTCCCCGCCCCCCCTCACCTCCGGGGCAACTAGTGGGGCCCCCCAACAGTGGCCACAGCCCCATACACCCACCTCACCTCATTATGACCGTTCCCTCTCCATG CCACCACATATGGCAGAGGAGAACTTAGAGTCAGCAATCGACTATCTTCGAGATATTGAG GGCTCGTCAAGGATAGACGACAGATTGGACGATGCTGTCATTGTCTTACAACGTCACGCAGAGACTACGGGAGGCTTAACTGGTGCTGGTCCACACTTGGGACCCTCGTCACATGGGGGCTCTCTCCCACCTTACCCTTCTGCCCTGGATTCACATTTGGGTGGTCCACCAAATTCCACCTTCACAACCTTGGGATCCCACTCACAAGATCTGAAAGGTCTTGGGGTTCCAG GCCTAGGTGACAGTGTTAAAGAGAAATTGGAAGTAAAATCAGAAGAATTATCAAGCTCACATCTGTCAACAACCACAGTTGCGGGAAGTATGCCAGCTGGAGCAAAGGGTGGCAAACGCTCTCGCAG TTTATCCCAGTCCTGCTTGCCTGACCCTTCAAAGCAGCTTGGCCCACCTCTGCTCAGACTTCTGGCTTCGGCTCAGCA ttctggttCCAGCACGGAGGATGAAGAATGTACAGACCCCGAAACTAAAGCGCTAAGGGAAAAAGAGCGTCGCCAAGCGAACAACGCCAGGGAAAG GATCAGAATCCGTGACATAAACGACGCTCTCAAGGAACTGGGAAGGATGTGCATGACACATCTGAAAACTGACAAGCCCCAGACTAAGTTGGGCATTCTCAACATGGCAGTTGATGTTATTATGTCGCTCGAACAGCAAGTCAGAG AGCGTAATCTGAATCCCAAGGCAGCTTGTTTGAAGCGACGTGAAGAGGAGAAGTCTgataaactaccaccaccacatctaccacACCCTTCCAGTATGGCCCCACCCTTCCCAAATCTGCCC GGTGATCATTTAAGCCATGGTGGAGCTGGACCTCACTAG
- the LOC123754014 gene encoding transcription factor 12 isoform X18, translating into MFCTYPYYKPPLVYMPPHKPLGYGSDDFNQDSPRYTSPKPGGLYGESYFMESGGSDVWGATGGGGGGGAAAAVAAGAMGSYPYPAPSMMGPSPHLTPSHYMTTPLHDPMGYDNMASGLPPMSTFRGPGASSTTGGGSVATSSPLYTHSPVPNHTQATATGNTGDTLGKALSSIYPGEQTSSSYSSNPGTPVSATSPPPLTSGATSGAPQQWPQPHTPTSPHYDRSLSMPPHMAEENLESAIDYLRDIEGSSRIDDRLDDAVIVLQRHAETTGGLTGAGPHLGPSSHGGSLPPYPSALDSHLGGPPNSTFTTLGSHSQDLKGLGVPGLGDSVKEKLEVKSEELSSSHLSTTTVAGSMPAGAKGGKRSRSLSQSCLPDPSKQLGPPLLRLLASAQHTEDEECTDPETKALREKERRQANNARERIRIRDINDALKELGRMCMTHLKTDKPQTKLGILNMAVDVIMSLEQQVRERNLNPKAACLKRREEEKSDKLPPPHLPHPSSMAPPFPNLPGDHLSHGGAGPH; encoded by the exons TATGGCTCGGACGACTTCAATCAAGATTCCCCGCGGTATACGTCGCCCAAACCTGGTGGGCTCTATGGCGAGTCCTACTTCATGG AGAGTGGAGGTAGTGATGTATGGGgcgcaactggtggtggtggcggaggtggagcGGCAGCGGCAGTGGCCGCAGGAGCCATGGGAAGCTACCCATACCCAGCACCGTCCATGATGGGCCCCTCACCCCATCTCACGCCGTCACACTACATGACGACACCTCTCCATGATCCAATG GGTTATGATAACATGGCTTCAGGTTTGCCACCCATGTCAACTTTCCGAGGACCTGGCGCGAGTAGTACCACTGGTGGGGGATCAGTGGCGACCTCCTCACCCCtttacacacactctcctgtgCCTAATCACACCCAGGCCACAGCCACAGGCAATACGGGTGACACACTCGGCAAGGCGTTATCTTCA ATTTATCCTGGAGAGCAGACGTCGAGCAGCTACAGCAGTAACCCCGGCACCCCAGTATCTGCCACCTCCCCGCCCCCCCTCACCTCCGGGGCAACTAGTGGGGCCCCCCAACAGTGGCCACAGCCCCATACACCCACCTCACCTCATTATGACCGTTCCCTCTCCATG CCACCACATATGGCAGAGGAGAACTTAGAGTCAGCAATCGACTATCTTCGAGATATTGAG GGCTCGTCAAGGATAGACGACAGATTGGACGATGCTGTCATTGTCTTACAACGTCACGCAGAGACTACGGGAGGCTTAACTGGTGCTGGTCCACACTTGGGACCCTCGTCACATGGGGGCTCTCTCCCACCTTACCCTTCTGCCCTGGATTCACATTTGGGTGGTCCACCAAATTCCACCTTCACAACCTTGGGATCCCACTCACAAGATCTGAAAGGTCTTGGGGTTCCAG GCCTAGGTGACAGTGTTAAAGAGAAATTGGAAGTAAAATCAGAAGAATTATCAAGCTCACATCTGTCAACAACCACAGTTGCGGGAAGTATGCCAGCTGGAGCAAAGGGTGGCAAACGCTCTCGCAG TTTATCCCAGTCCTGCTTGCCTGACCCTTCAAAGCAGCTTGGCCCACCTCTGCTCAGACTTCTGGCTTCGGCTCAGCA CACGGAGGATGAAGAATGTACAGACCCCGAAACTAAAGCGCTAAGGGAAAAAGAGCGTCGCCAAGCGAACAACGCCAGGGAAAG GATCAGAATCCGTGACATAAACGACGCTCTCAAGGAACTGGGAAGGATGTGCATGACACATCTGAAAACTGACAAGCCCCAGACTAAGTTGGGCATTCTCAACATGGCAGTTGATGTTATTATGTCGCTCGAACAGCAAGTCAGAG AGCGTAATCTGAATCCCAAGGCAGCTTGTTTGAAGCGACGTGAAGAGGAGAAGTCTgataaactaccaccaccacatctaccacACCCTTCCAGTATGGCCCCACCCTTCCCAAATCTGCCC GGTGATCATTTAAGCCATGGTGGAGCTGGACCTCACTAG
- the LOC123754014 gene encoding transcription factor 12 isoform X17 gives MFCTYPYYKPPLVYMPPHKPLGYGSDDFNQDSPRYTSPKPGGLYGESYFMESGGSDVWGATGGGGGGGAAAAVAAGAMGSYPYPAPSMMGPSPHLTPSHYMTTPLHDPMGYDNMASGLPPMSTFRGPGASSTTGGGSVATSSPLYTHSPVPNHTQATATGNTGDTLGKALSSIYPGEQTSSSYSSNPGTPVSATSPPPLTSGATSGAPQQWPQPHTPTSPHYDRSLSMPPHMAEENLESAIDYLRDIEGSSRIDDRLDDAVIVLQRHAETTGGLTGAGPHLGPSSHGGSLPPYPSALDSHLGGPPNSTFTTLGSHSQDLKGLGVPGLGDSVKEKLEVKSEELSSSHLSTTTVAGSMPAGAKGGKRSRSLSQSCLPDPSKQLGPPLLRLLASAQHSGSSTEDEECTDPETKALREKERRQANNARERVRVRDINEAFKELGRMCMIHCKNDKAQTKLNILHMAVEVITTLEQQVRERNLNPKAACLKRREEEKSDKLPPPHLPHPSSMAPPFPNLPGDHLSHGGAGPH, from the exons TATGGCTCGGACGACTTCAATCAAGATTCCCCGCGGTATACGTCGCCCAAACCTGGTGGGCTCTATGGCGAGTCCTACTTCATGG AGAGTGGAGGTAGTGATGTATGGGgcgcaactggtggtggtggcggaggtggagcGGCAGCGGCAGTGGCCGCAGGAGCCATGGGAAGCTACCCATACCCAGCACCGTCCATGATGGGCCCCTCACCCCATCTCACGCCGTCACACTACATGACGACACCTCTCCATGATCCAATG GGTTATGATAACATGGCTTCAGGTTTGCCACCCATGTCAACTTTCCGAGGACCTGGCGCGAGTAGTACCACTGGTGGGGGATCAGTGGCGACCTCCTCACCCCtttacacacactctcctgtgCCTAATCACACCCAGGCCACAGCCACAGGCAATACGGGTGACACACTCGGCAAGGCGTTATCTTCA ATTTATCCTGGAGAGCAGACGTCGAGCAGCTACAGCAGTAACCCCGGCACCCCAGTATCTGCCACCTCCCCGCCCCCCCTCACCTCCGGGGCAACTAGTGGGGCCCCCCAACAGTGGCCACAGCCCCATACACCCACCTCACCTCATTATGACCGTTCCCTCTCCATG CCACCACATATGGCAGAGGAGAACTTAGAGTCAGCAATCGACTATCTTCGAGATATTGAG GGCTCGTCAAGGATAGACGACAGATTGGACGATGCTGTCATTGTCTTACAACGTCACGCAGAGACTACGGGAGGCTTAACTGGTGCTGGTCCACACTTGGGACCCTCGTCACATGGGGGCTCTCTCCCACCTTACCCTTCTGCCCTGGATTCACATTTGGGTGGTCCACCAAATTCCACCTTCACAACCTTGGGATCCCACTCACAAGATCTGAAAGGTCTTGGGGTTCCAG GCCTAGGTGACAGTGTTAAAGAGAAATTGGAAGTAAAATCAGAAGAATTATCAAGCTCACATCTGTCAACAACCACAGTTGCGGGAAGTATGCCAGCTGGAGCAAAGGGTGGCAAACGCTCTCGCAG TTTATCCCAGTCCTGCTTGCCTGACCCTTCAAAGCAGCTTGGCCCACCTCTGCTCAGACTTCTGGCTTCGGCTCAGCA ttctggttCCAGCACGGAGGATGAAGAATGTACAGACCCCGAAACTAAAGCGCTAAGGGAAAAAGAGCGTCGCCAAGCGAACAACGCCAGGGAAAG AGTACGAGTTCGTGAtataaatgaagcatttaaggaatTAGGTCGTATGTGTATGATCCATTGTAAGAATGATAAGGCGCAGACCAAGCTAAACATTTTGCACATGGCAGTGGAGGTGATCACCACTCTGGAGCAGCAGGTTAGAG AGCGTAATCTGAATCCCAAGGCAGCTTGTTTGAAGCGACGTGAAGAGGAGAAGTCTgataaactaccaccaccacatctaccacACCCTTCCAGTATGGCCCCACCCTTCCCAAATCTGCCC GGTGATCATTTAAGCCATGGTGGAGCTGGACCTCACTAG
- the LOC123754014 gene encoding transcription factor 12 isoform X16 yields the protein MKIANVKLHTVSWYPAPTPPAIYGSDDFNQDSPRYTSPKPGGLYGESYFMESGGSDVWGATGGGGGGGAAAAVAAGAMGSYPYPAPSMMGPSPHLTPSHYMTTPLHDPMGYDNMASGLPPMSTFRGPGASSTTGGGSVATSSPLYTHSPVPNHTQATATGNTGDTLGKALSSIYPGEQTSSSYSSNPGTPVSATSPPPLTSGATSGAPQQWPQPHTPTSPHYDRSLSMPPHMAEENLESAIDYLRDIEGSSRIDDRLDDAVIVLQRHAETTGGLTGAGPHLGPSSHGGSLPPYPSALDSHLGGPPNSTFTTLGSHSQDLKGLGVPGLGDSVKEKLEVKSEELSSSHLSTTTVAGSMPAGAKGGKRSRSLSQSCLPDPSKQLGPPLLRLLASAQHSGSSTEDEECTDPETKALREKERRQANNARERIRIRDINDALKELGRMCMTHLKTDKPQTKLGILNMAVDVIMSLEQQVRERNLNPKAACLKRREEEKSDKLPPPHLPHPSSMAPPFPNLPGDHLSHGGAGPH from the exons TATGGCTCGGACGACTTCAATCAAGATTCCCCGCGGTATACGTCGCCCAAACCTGGTGGGCTCTATGGCGAGTCCTACTTCATGG AGAGTGGAGGTAGTGATGTATGGGgcgcaactggtggtggtggcggaggtggagcGGCAGCGGCAGTGGCCGCAGGAGCCATGGGAAGCTACCCATACCCAGCACCGTCCATGATGGGCCCCTCACCCCATCTCACGCCGTCACACTACATGACGACACCTCTCCATGATCCAATG GGTTATGATAACATGGCTTCAGGTTTGCCACCCATGTCAACTTTCCGAGGACCTGGCGCGAGTAGTACCACTGGTGGGGGATCAGTGGCGACCTCCTCACCCCtttacacacactctcctgtgCCTAATCACACCCAGGCCACAGCCACAGGCAATACGGGTGACACACTCGGCAAGGCGTTATCTTCA ATTTATCCTGGAGAGCAGACGTCGAGCAGCTACAGCAGTAACCCCGGCACCCCAGTATCTGCCACCTCCCCGCCCCCCCTCACCTCCGGGGCAACTAGTGGGGCCCCCCAACAGTGGCCACAGCCCCATACACCCACCTCACCTCATTATGACCGTTCCCTCTCCATG CCACCACATATGGCAGAGGAGAACTTAGAGTCAGCAATCGACTATCTTCGAGATATTGAG GGCTCGTCAAGGATAGACGACAGATTGGACGATGCTGTCATTGTCTTACAACGTCACGCAGAGACTACGGGAGGCTTAACTGGTGCTGGTCCACACTTGGGACCCTCGTCACATGGGGGCTCTCTCCCACCTTACCCTTCTGCCCTGGATTCACATTTGGGTGGTCCACCAAATTCCACCTTCACAACCTTGGGATCCCACTCACAAGATCTGAAAGGTCTTGGGGTTCCAG GCCTAGGTGACAGTGTTAAAGAGAAATTGGAAGTAAAATCAGAAGAATTATCAAGCTCACATCTGTCAACAACCACAGTTGCGGGAAGTATGCCAGCTGGAGCAAAGGGTGGCAAACGCTCTCGCAG TTTATCCCAGTCCTGCTTGCCTGACCCTTCAAAGCAGCTTGGCCCACCTCTGCTCAGACTTCTGGCTTCGGCTCAGCA ttctggttCCAGCACGGAGGATGAAGAATGTACAGACCCCGAAACTAAAGCGCTAAGGGAAAAAGAGCGTCGCCAAGCGAACAACGCCAGGGAAAG GATCAGAATCCGTGACATAAACGACGCTCTCAAGGAACTGGGAAGGATGTGCATGACACATCTGAAAACTGACAAGCCCCAGACTAAGTTGGGCATTCTCAACATGGCAGTTGATGTTATTATGTCGCTCGAACAGCAAGTCAGAG AGCGTAATCTGAATCCCAAGGCAGCTTGTTTGAAGCGACGTGAAGAGGAGAAGTCTgataaactaccaccaccacatctaccacACCCTTCCAGTATGGCCCCACCCTTCCCAAATCTGCCC GGTGATCATTTAAGCCATGGTGGAGCTGGACCTCACTAG
- the LOC123754014 gene encoding transcription factor 12 isoform X20, producing the protein MFCTYPYYKPPLVYMPPHKPLGYGSDDFNQDSPRYTSPKPGGLYGESYFMESGGSDVWGATGGGGGGGAAAAVAAGAMGSYPYPAPSMMGPSPHLTPSHYMTTPLHDPMGYDNMASGLPPMSTFRGPGASSTTGGGSVATSSPLYTHSPVPNHTQATATGNTGDTLGKALSSIYPGEQTSSSYSSNPGTPVSATSPPPLTSGATSGAPQQWPQPHTPTSPHYDRSLSMPPHMAEENLESAIDYLRDIEGSSRIDDRLDDAVIVLQRHAETTGGLTGAGPHLGPSSHGGSLPPYPSALDSHLGGPPNSTFTTLGSHSQDLKGLGVPGLGDSVKEKLEVKSEELSSSHLSTTTVAGSMPAGAKGGKRSRSTEDEECTDPETKALREKERRQANNARERIRIRDINDALKELGRMCMTHLKTDKPQTKLGILNMAVDVIMSLEQQVRERNLNPKAACLKRREEEKSDKLPPPHLPHPSSMAPPFPNLPGDHLSHGGAGPH; encoded by the exons TATGGCTCGGACGACTTCAATCAAGATTCCCCGCGGTATACGTCGCCCAAACCTGGTGGGCTCTATGGCGAGTCCTACTTCATGG AGAGTGGAGGTAGTGATGTATGGGgcgcaactggtggtggtggcggaggtggagcGGCAGCGGCAGTGGCCGCAGGAGCCATGGGAAGCTACCCATACCCAGCACCGTCCATGATGGGCCCCTCACCCCATCTCACGCCGTCACACTACATGACGACACCTCTCCATGATCCAATG GGTTATGATAACATGGCTTCAGGTTTGCCACCCATGTCAACTTTCCGAGGACCTGGCGCGAGTAGTACCACTGGTGGGGGATCAGTGGCGACCTCCTCACCCCtttacacacactctcctgtgCCTAATCACACCCAGGCCACAGCCACAGGCAATACGGGTGACACACTCGGCAAGGCGTTATCTTCA ATTTATCCTGGAGAGCAGACGTCGAGCAGCTACAGCAGTAACCCCGGCACCCCAGTATCTGCCACCTCCCCGCCCCCCCTCACCTCCGGGGCAACTAGTGGGGCCCCCCAACAGTGGCCACAGCCCCATACACCCACCTCACCTCATTATGACCGTTCCCTCTCCATG CCACCACATATGGCAGAGGAGAACTTAGAGTCAGCAATCGACTATCTTCGAGATATTGAG GGCTCGTCAAGGATAGACGACAGATTGGACGATGCTGTCATTGTCTTACAACGTCACGCAGAGACTACGGGAGGCTTAACTGGTGCTGGTCCACACTTGGGACCCTCGTCACATGGGGGCTCTCTCCCACCTTACCCTTCTGCCCTGGATTCACATTTGGGTGGTCCACCAAATTCCACCTTCACAACCTTGGGATCCCACTCACAAGATCTGAAAGGTCTTGGGGTTCCAG GCCTAGGTGACAGTGTTAAAGAGAAATTGGAAGTAAAATCAGAAGAATTATCAAGCTCACATCTGTCAACAACCACAGTTGCGGGAAGTATGCCAGCTGGAGCAAAGGGTGGCAAACGCTCTCGCAG CACGGAGGATGAAGAATGTACAGACCCCGAAACTAAAGCGCTAAGGGAAAAAGAGCGTCGCCAAGCGAACAACGCCAGGGAAAG GATCAGAATCCGTGACATAAACGACGCTCTCAAGGAACTGGGAAGGATGTGCATGACACATCTGAAAACTGACAAGCCCCAGACTAAGTTGGGCATTCTCAACATGGCAGTTGATGTTATTATGTCGCTCGAACAGCAAGTCAGAG AGCGTAATCTGAATCCCAAGGCAGCTTGTTTGAAGCGACGTGAAGAGGAGAAGTCTgataaactaccaccaccacatctaccacACCCTTCCAGTATGGCCCCACCCTTCCCAAATCTGCCC GGTGATCATTTAAGCCATGGTGGAGCTGGACCTCACTAG
- the LOC123754014 gene encoding transcription factor 12 isoform X19: MFCTYPYYKPPLVYMPPHKPLGYGSDDFNQDSPRYTSPKPGGLYGESYFMESGGSDVWGATGGGGGGGAAAAVAAGAMGSYPYPAPSMMGPSPHLTPSHYMTTPLHDPMGYDNMASGLPPMSTFRGPGASSTTGGGSVATSSPLYTHSPVPNHTQATATGNTGDTLGKALSSIYPGEQTSSSYSSNPGTPVSATSPPPLTSGATSGAPQQWPQPHTPTSPHYDRSLSMPPHMAEENLESAIDYLRDIEGSSRIDDRLDDAVIVLQRHAETTGGLTGAGPHLGPSSHGGSLPPYPSALDSHLGGPPNSTFTTLGSHSQDLKGLGVPGLGDSVKEKLEVKSEELSSSHLSTTTVAGSMPAGAKGGKRSRSSGSSTEDEECTDPETKALREKERRQANNARERIRIRDINDALKELGRMCMTHLKTDKPQTKLGILNMAVDVIMSLEQQVRERNLNPKAACLKRREEEKSDKLPPPHLPHPSSMAPPFPNLPGDHLSHGGAGPH, translated from the exons TATGGCTCGGACGACTTCAATCAAGATTCCCCGCGGTATACGTCGCCCAAACCTGGTGGGCTCTATGGCGAGTCCTACTTCATGG AGAGTGGAGGTAGTGATGTATGGGgcgcaactggtggtggtggcggaggtggagcGGCAGCGGCAGTGGCCGCAGGAGCCATGGGAAGCTACCCATACCCAGCACCGTCCATGATGGGCCCCTCACCCCATCTCACGCCGTCACACTACATGACGACACCTCTCCATGATCCAATG GGTTATGATAACATGGCTTCAGGTTTGCCACCCATGTCAACTTTCCGAGGACCTGGCGCGAGTAGTACCACTGGTGGGGGATCAGTGGCGACCTCCTCACCCCtttacacacactctcctgtgCCTAATCACACCCAGGCCACAGCCACAGGCAATACGGGTGACACACTCGGCAAGGCGTTATCTTCA ATTTATCCTGGAGAGCAGACGTCGAGCAGCTACAGCAGTAACCCCGGCACCCCAGTATCTGCCACCTCCCCGCCCCCCCTCACCTCCGGGGCAACTAGTGGGGCCCCCCAACAGTGGCCACAGCCCCATACACCCACCTCACCTCATTATGACCGTTCCCTCTCCATG CCACCACATATGGCAGAGGAGAACTTAGAGTCAGCAATCGACTATCTTCGAGATATTGAG GGCTCGTCAAGGATAGACGACAGATTGGACGATGCTGTCATTGTCTTACAACGTCACGCAGAGACTACGGGAGGCTTAACTGGTGCTGGTCCACACTTGGGACCCTCGTCACATGGGGGCTCTCTCCCACCTTACCCTTCTGCCCTGGATTCACATTTGGGTGGTCCACCAAATTCCACCTTCACAACCTTGGGATCCCACTCACAAGATCTGAAAGGTCTTGGGGTTCCAG GCCTAGGTGACAGTGTTAAAGAGAAATTGGAAGTAAAATCAGAAGAATTATCAAGCTCACATCTGTCAACAACCACAGTTGCGGGAAGTATGCCAGCTGGAGCAAAGGGTGGCAAACGCTCTCGCAG ttctggttCCAGCACGGAGGATGAAGAATGTACAGACCCCGAAACTAAAGCGCTAAGGGAAAAAGAGCGTCGCCAAGCGAACAACGCCAGGGAAAG GATCAGAATCCGTGACATAAACGACGCTCTCAAGGAACTGGGAAGGATGTGCATGACACATCTGAAAACTGACAAGCCCCAGACTAAGTTGGGCATTCTCAACATGGCAGTTGATGTTATTATGTCGCTCGAACAGCAAGTCAGAG AGCGTAATCTGAATCCCAAGGCAGCTTGTTTGAAGCGACGTGAAGAGGAGAAGTCTgataaactaccaccaccacatctaccacACCCTTCCAGTATGGCCCCACCCTTCCCAAATCTGCCC GGTGATCATTTAAGCCATGGTGGAGCTGGACCTCACTAG